The window TCAGGGCCGGGTCGCCGACCAGGTCGTGGTGTTGCGGGTTGACGGCCCGATTGTCCCGGTGGTGGCACAGTACCTGGACCGGGGCATTGCGGATGCCGAACGCTTGGGCGCCGTCTGTGTCATTGAGTTAAATACTCCGGGAGGACTTTACGATACTACCCAGAAGATTGTTCAACGAATAATGAACGCCGACGTTCCGGTTGTGGTTTTCGTATCACCCGCGGGGGGTTGGGCCGGTTCGGCCGGCACGTTCATCACCATTTCGGCTCACGTGGCGGCGATGGCTCCGGGAAGCCGCATCGGCGCGGCCCACCCGGTTGCGGCCGGCGGCGAGCAGATGTCGGGGGCCCAGGAGGAGAAAATCACTCAGGACGCGGCGGCCTGGGTGCGGAGCATCGCCGAGATGCGGGGGCGTGACGCCGAGAAGGCCGAGTTGGCGGTGACCGAGAGCCGGTCGTACACCGACAACCAGGCCCTGGAGTTCAACCTGATCGACTTGCGGGCTCCGAACCTGACCGAACTCCTGACAATGATCGACGGGATGACCGTCGCCCTGAACAGCGGGGAGGAAGTGACGCTGGCCACAGCAAACGCGCCGTTGGAACGGGGGGAAATGAACTGGGTCGAGCGGATCCTGCACACCTTGAGCAATCCGAATATCGCCTACATGCTGCTTTCAATCGGAATGCTCGGCTTGCTGCTGGAGTTCTACAACCCGGGGTCCATCTTCCCGGGTGTGGCCGGGGGTCTGGCCCTGATTCTGGCCCTGTATTCACTGGGGACCCTGGACGCCTCCTGGGGCGGAATCCTGCTGATTATTCTGGGGTTCGCCCTGTTCGCCTTTGAGCTATTTGTACCGAGTTTTGGTCTTTTGACTGCGGGGGGGCTGATTGCCATCGTGCTGGGTTCAATGATGCTTTTTGCCGGTAGCCCGGCAGGTTTTAAGGTGAATATCGGCGTTATGGCGGGAGTTATAGTCGGCATCACTCTGTTCGTGGTTTTCGCGGTGCGGGCGGTGGTCAAGGCGCATAAGCGCCAGGCCTCCACCGGTCGGGAGGGGATGTCCGGCGCGGTCGGTGTGACCCTCACACCGCTTGACCCCAAGGGAGAGATTCTGTTTGACGGTGAGCGCTGGCGCGCGGTGGCCGAGGGCGGCCCAATCCAGGCCGACGAGGAGGTGGTGGTCGTCCGGATGGAGGACGGCTTGCGGTTGGTGGTGCGTCGGCGGGAAAAAACCTGAAGCACGGGACGAGGTTTCTGACCAAGAACTGGTAATAATACGGGTATCCGGAACACCCGGCACCCGTTAAAACAAGAGAAAGGAGAGCGAAATCCATGCTGGAATTCTTAATGTTCTGGGGTGTGCTGATCGCGTTG is drawn from Candidatus Desulforudis audaxviator MP104C and contains these coding sequences:
- a CDS encoding NfeD family protein, which encodes MCVLIFVGVALLVSAVPVQGRVADQVVVLRVDGPIVPVVAQYLDRGIADAERLGAVCVIELNTPGGLYDTTQKIVQRIMNADVPVVVFVSPAGGWAGSAGTFITISAHVAAMAPGSRIGAAHPVAAGGEQMSGAQEEKITQDAAAWVRSIAEMRGRDAEKAELAVTESRSYTDNQALEFNLIDLRAPNLTELLTMIDGMTVALNSGEEVTLATANAPLERGEMNWVERILHTLSNPNIAYMLLSIGMLGLLLEFYNPGSIFPGVAGGLALILALYSLGTLDASWGGILLIILGFALFAFELFVPSFGLLTAGGLIAIVLGSMMLFAGSPAGFKVNIGVMAGVIVGITLFVVFAVRAVVKAHKRQASTGREGMSGAVGVTLTPLDPKGEILFDGERWRAVAEGGPIQADEEVVVVRMEDGLRLVVRRREKT